One window of Branchiostoma lanceolatum isolate klBraLanc5 chromosome 8, klBraLanc5.hap2, whole genome shotgun sequence genomic DNA carries:
- the LOC136439823 gene encoding large ribosomal subunit protein bL12-like, producing the protein MHAVVRYSRFSCQIVHLGRSFSRSSIHRCTIRPQQQQQQRRLLHVTRTACTSTTEPLAPPLADGETREIPPKIQKIVDDIATLTLLEVSELNGLLKKTFNIADTPMMPMGGFAAAPPKEEEEEAVVEVKEEQTEFTVKLMKFDDATKVKLIKEIKTHKEGMNLVQAKKFVEATTTGPQVVKEGITKEEAETIKAALEPLGAVVQID; encoded by the exons ATGCACGCGGTAGTCCGGTATTCACGGTTTTCCTGCCAAATTGTCCACTTAGGACGTTCCTTCTCAAG ATCTTCCATCCATAGATGTACCATCAGaccacagcagcagcagcagcagaggAGATTACTGCACGTGACCAGGACGGCGTGCACGTCAACAACAGAGCCACTCGCACCACCCTTAGCTGACGGAGAAACAAGGGAAATCCCGCCCAAAATCCAGAAAATAGTAGACGATATTGCGACCCTCACTCTCTTGGAAGTGTCTGAGCTTAATGGCTTGCTTAAA AAAACATTCAACATTGCAGACACACCCATGATGCCTATGGGAGGTTTTGCAGCAGCCCCTCCTAAG gaggaggaagaagaggcaGTTGTGGAAGTCAAGGAGGAACAAACAGAGTTCACTGTCAAACTGATGAAGTTTGATGATGCCACCAAAGTCAAACTTATCAAGGAAATCAAGACGCACAAGGAGGGCATGAATCTTGTGCAG GCCAAGAAGTTTGTCGAGGCGACGACTACAGGACCTCAGGTAGTGAAGGAAGGCATCACCAAGGAGGAAGCAGAGACTATAAAGGCAGCCCTGGAGCCTCTCGGGGCAGTTGTACAGATTGATTAG
- the LOC136439820 gene encoding mitochondrial enolase superfamily member 1-like: MPTITGLKAYDLRFPTSLEAHGSDAMHTDPDYSCGYVVITTDAGDGLEGHGLTFTCGRGTEVVVVAIQSLSFLLVGKKLEDIYDDFSSFWRALTSESQMRWIGPEKGVIHLATAAIVNALWDLWAKREGKPLWKLLVDMDPEKLVSCIDFRYISDVLTKEEAVEMLKKKQEGKADREKEMLEKGYPAYITSAGWLGYSEDEIRKRCREGLAQGWTRFKVKVGADLADDVRRCGLIREEIGWDNTMMVDANQRWDVQESIDHMKRLAEFKPLWIEEPTSPDDALGHATIAKALNPLGIGVATGEQCQNRVIFKQMLQAGGLQFCQIDSCRMGGVNEVVSVILMAAKFGIPVCPHAGGVGLCQMVQHLAVFDYVSVSASLDNRVCEFADHLHENFKEAIVIKNASYVLPKAAGYSTEMKPESISGYQYPNGAVWQQLFKEGKFTAP; this comes from the exons ATGCCTACCATAACAGGTCTGAAGGCGTATGACCTTCGCTTCCCGACCTCCCTGGAAGCCCACGGCTCGGACGCCATGCACACAGACCCGGACTACTCCTGCGGGTACGTGGTCATCACCACGGATGCCGGGGACGGTCTGGAGGGCCACGGGCTCACCTTCACGTGTGGGCGGGGCACGGAGGTAGTGGTGGTCGCTATACAGTCTCTCTCGTTTCTTCTCGTCGGGAAGAAGTTGGAGGATATCTACGACGACTTCTCCAGCTTCTGGCGCGCCCTGACGAGCGAGAGTCAGATGCGATGGATCGGGCCCGAGAAGGGGGTGATCCATCTGGCCACGGCGGCCATAGTCAACGCGCTGTGGGACCTGTGGGCTAAGAGAGAAGGCAAGCCTTTGTGGAAACTCCTAGTCGACATGGATCCGGAGAAGCTCGTCTCCTGCATTGACTTCCGTTACATCAGTGACGTCCTTACCAAGGAAGAAGCAGTTGAAATGCTGAAGAAAAAGCAG GAAGGTAAAGCGGACAGGGAGAAGGAGATGTTGGAGAAGGGGTACCCGGCCTACATCACGTCGGCTGGCTGGCTGGGCTACAGCGAGGATGAGATCCGCAAGAGGTGTCGGGAAGGACTGGCACAGGGATGGACCCGCTTTAAG GTTAAGGTAGGCGCCGACCTTGCTGATGACGTGCGTCGCTGTGGGCTCATCCGTGAGGAGATCGGCTGGGACAACACCATGATGGTGGACGCCAACCAACGCTGGGACGTCCAGGAGAGCATAGACCACATGAAACGTCTCGCTGAGTTCAAACCACTGTGGATCGAGGAGCCCACCTCTCCTGACGACGCCCTTGGCCACGCAACCATCGCGAAAGCGCTCAACCCACTGGGGATCGGCGTGGCCACGGGCGAGCAGTGTCAGAATCGcgtcatcttcaagcagatgttacagGCGGGCGGGCTGCAGTTCTGTCAGATCGACAGCTGTCGGATGGGGGGCGTGAACGAAGTGGTGTCCGTCATCCTGATGGCAGCGAAGTTCGGCATTCCCGTTTGCCCTCACGCCGGAGGGGTGGGTCTCTGCCAGATGGTGCAGCACCTCGCAGTCTTTGACTACGTCTCGGTTTCCGCCTCCCTCGACAATCGCGTGTGCGAGTTCGCCGACCACCTCCATGAGAACTTCAAGGAGGCTATTGTTATCAAGAACGCCAGCTATGTCCTACCTAAAGCTGCGGGCTACTCCACCGAGATGAAGCCAGAATCCATCAGTGGTTATCAGTACCCAAATGGTGCTGTGTGGCAGCAGCTGTTTAAGGAGGGCAAGTTCACTGCTCCTTAG
- the LOC136439800 gene encoding DNA-directed RNA polymerase III subunit RPC5-like codes for MAEDDDPVVDEVDVFLAKGLAENLYLFQYPLRPSGVIHDPSKVQAARFKPQHQKVELEVGIDTQSRQYAWSKGEQIALNVDGKGQEASHFGSDVMDKQVLTSTTVPTPSSCYAVGMVRDGELHLTPVHGTVQMRPSYNYLDKADVRMKEAAAAMAADAGESSQDEEEDNPRAVTVRFARPETDETKARRMASYQYIEQQVAEEQWINCSLHGTKGPYAEKERQLLYTRATDFDASHLTRPPKEYLSMLLPEASEDSSEKPAMPSNVLSLSQLKNLSLGDQVKALMTNAKMMSFSQLLALLTSGVDPTAVLRTVQQVAMLVQGNWVVKSDILYPKDTCSPHSGAPAELVCRGRDYVMWRFTQFRFIVRKEATSIIKLPHEDVKEIFEQLAVVRVNKGWEFLLPHDQDFMDRYPDVVQRQQMLWDAKYSQLSKLLKLAKGDTPKKGKEPSHPGQERESVVVSGQERVKVARQRARSRSQQQIDPSSTAAQNSTTLSESAIVKTEPVDQGEPMDISSGVDNHLGNGVLTLPKGASALAANTSDNSGKPSDELRTEVVRFCDEKLRSNMVLSMSEMKRLLLLRLSQCPPGDVLGTGVSDKLLEQSMFEAGAMQIQLPWPPNSDATPDQQKVFALAHVGDKYDKIRETILEMFNESFKLRRNAINSKVQEAIGQEANKHDIEKVLREVCMVKGTQWYLKGSLTS; via the exons ATGGCGGAAGACGACGACCCGGTAGTTGACGAG GTTGATGTCTTCCTTGCAAAAGGGCTTGCAGAGAACTTGTACCTTTTTCAG TACCCCCTACGGCCATCAGGGGTCATCCATGACCCTTCCAAGGTCCAGGCAGCACGGTTCAAACCTCAACATCAAAAG GTTGAGTTGGAAGTTGGGATCGATACCCAGAGTCGACAGTATGCATGGAGTAAAGGGGAACAGATAGCACTGAATGTGGATGGCAAGGGACAGGAGGCCTCACATTTTGGAAG TGATGTCATGGATAAACAGGTTCTCACTTCCACCACGGTCCCCACTCCTTCCTCCTGCTATGCTGTGGGCATGGTCAGAGATG GTGAGCTACACCTGACACCTGTCCATGGAACAGTACAGATGAGGCCGTCCTACAACTACCTGGATAAAGCTGATGTTAGGATGAAGGAAGCTGCCGCCGCCATGGCTGCTGATGCTG gtGAGTCTTCTCAAGATGAGGAAGAGGACAATCCTAGAGCCGTTACG GTCCGTTTTGCCCGTCCCGAGACAGACGAGACGAAGGCCCGCAGAATGGCGTCATACCAGTACATTGAGCAGCAGGTGGCTGAGGAGCAGTGGATCAACTGTAGCCTTCATGGGACCAAG GGTCCATATGCTGAAAAGGAGAGACAGTTACTGTACACCAGGGCTACAGACTTTGATGCATCCCACTTAACAAGACCTCCAAA GGAGTACTTATCCATGCTTCTACCTGAGGCTTCTGAAGATAGCAG TGAGAAGCCAGCCATGCCCAGTAATGTCCTGTCCCTGTCCCAGCTGAAGAACCTGAGCCTAGGGGATCAGGTCAAGGCTCTAATGACCAATG CCAAGATGATGAGTTTCTCCCAGCTGCTGGCTCTGCTGACCAGTGGAGTGGACCCCACGGCAGTCCTGCGGACAGTCCAGCAGGTGGCCATGCTGGTCCAGGGCAACTGGGTGGTCAAGAG TGACATCCTGTACCCAAAAGACACCTGCAGCCCCCACAGCGGTGCCCCAGCAGAGCTGGTGTGCAGAGGCAGGGACTATGTG ATGTGGCGTTTCACCCAGTTTAGGTTCATTGTGAGGAAGGAAGCCACTTCCATCATTAAG CTGCCCCATGAAGATGTGAAGGAAATCTTTGAGCAGCTGGCTGTGGTGCGTGTGAACAAAGGCTGGGAGTTCCTCCTGCCACACGACCAGGACTTCATGGACAGGTATCCAGACGTAGTGCAGAGGCAACAGATGCTCTGGGATGCCAAATATTCACA GTTGTCCAAGTTGTTGAAGCTGGCCAAGGGTGACACTCctaagaaaggaaaggaacctTCCCACCCAG GCCAAGAAAGGGAAAGTGTTGTCGTCTCTGGGCAGGAGAGAGTGAAGGTGGCACGACAGCGGGCCCGATCCAGGTCTCAGCAACAGATCGACCCAAGTAGCACGGCGGCGCAAAACTCTACGACGTTATCCGAATCCGCCATTGTTAAGACTGAACCGGTGGACCAGGGGGAACCTATGGACATTTCCAGTGGCGTCGACAACCATCTGGGAAATGGAGTACTCACGCTCCCCAAGGGAGCCTCTGCTCTTGCTGCTAACACTAGTGACAATTCTGGCAAACCGTCGGACGAACTAAGGACAGAGGTCGTGAGATTTTGTGACGAGAAGTTGCGGAGTAACATGGTGCTGAGCATGAGCGAGATGAAGAGATTGTTGTTGCTGCGGTTGTCGCAGTGTCCACCCGGCGACGTACTGGGGACGGGCGTGTCTGACAAGCTCCTGGAACAGTCCATGTTTGAAGCGGGGGCCATGCAGATACAGCTACCT TGGCCACCGAATTCTGATGCTACTCCAGACCAACAGAAGGTTTTTGCTCTGGCGCATGTCGGAGACAAATATGACAag ATTCGAGAGACCATTTTAGAGATGTTTAATGAGTCCTTCAAGCTCCGGCGTAATGCTATCAACTCCAAAGTCCAAGAAGCTATCGGCCAGGAGGCCAACAAACACGACATAGAAAAAGTTCTCAGG gaGGTCTGCATGGTGAAAGGCACACAGTGGTATTTAAAGGGATCCCTTACCTCCTAG
- the LOC136439802 gene encoding large ribosomal subunit protein mL62-like, with protein MLRRSCCALFRLRNSSCRVPHLSRSSTYKSVYSLDRLYPDSDPTGFLKVPEGAYSTRSNPDKFDGHIPVDKLKISYSKSSGAGGQHVNKVNTKVDLRFHVQSADWLPEDVRQKLTAVQKSRINKEGELIIKSEVSRFQMRNLADALKKLKEMIEEVNKKPKEPSKEDRNLWRLSVENANRERLRQKKMRQQTKRDRAIPVDL; from the exons ATGCTCCGTAGAAGTTGTTGTGCGCTATTCAGACTACGCAATAGTTCTTGTCGGGTTCCTCATCTATCTAGAAGTTCCACGTACAAGAGCGTATACAGTTTGGACAGACTATATCCGGACAGCGACCCCACGGGTTTTCTGAAAGTTCCCGAG GGTGCCTATAGTACACGCAGTAACCCTGACAAGTTTGATGGACACATCCCTGTTG ACAAATTGAAAATTTCATACAGCAAAAGTAGTGGAGCTGGGGGACAACATGTGAACAAAG TGAACACAAAGGTTGACTTGAGATTCCATGTGCAGAGTGCTGATTGGCTCCCAGAAGATGTCAGGCAGAAGCTTACAGCAGTG CAAAAGAGTCGCATCAATAAAGAAGGGGAGCTGATCATCAAGTCCGAGGTTAGCAGATTCCAGATGCGGAACTTGGCCGACGCACTGAAGAAGCTAAAGGAAATGATCGAGGAAGTCAATAAGAAGCCTAAGGAACCCAGTAAGGAGGACAGGAATCTGTGGAGACTCAG TGTAGAAAATGCCAACCGGGAGCGACTGAGGCAGAAAAAAATGAGACAACAGACAAAACGTGACCGTGCCATTCCTGTAGACTTGTAG
- the LOC136439801 gene encoding submandibular gland secretory Glx-rich protein CA-like, with amino-acid sequence MNHLLLVLLIALPAAVLCMPAGNRRGGRGAGHHDRRPRPNAFSCEGKEIGRLYQDLQNCRRYYECVDGHPRPLRRRCSPGNVVFNEEQQGCDWPWNVPAPCGTKGESSIEQEQTNDSSEENGGNQGGDGNESGAQSENGDGTGGDGSSHESPEVSEEFSEESSEESSEESSEESSEESSEESSEEPSEESSEESSEESSEESEESSEESSEESSEESEESSEESSEESSEESSEESSEESEESSEESEESSEESSEESSEESEESSEESPESPEDPDESSEESPEQGGGRSSHGGRSSHGGRHSHGGQHSYGGKSHRHGGKSHRHGGKSHRHGRHSHGGRSGRHGRHSRGERSHTHGHKRH; translated from the exons ATGAACCATCTTCTGCTGGTTCTGCTGATCGCCTTGCCTGCTGCAGTTCTCTGCATGCCCGCTGGAAATCGCAGG GGAGGTAGAGGTGCTGGCCATCACGACCGCAGACCAAGACCGAACG CATTCTCTTGCGAGGGAAAAGAAATAGGCCGTCTGTACCAGGATCTGCAGAACTGCCGGCGCTACTACGAGTGTGTGGACGGTCACCCCAGGCCATTACGCCGCCGCTGTTCACCGGGAAACGTCGTCTTTAACGAGGAGCAACAGGGGTGCGACTGGCCGTGGAACGTACCGGCTCCATGTGGG ACAAAAGGCGAAAGTTCAATCGAGcaagaacaaacaaacgacAGCTCTGAGGAAAACGGCGGTAACCAGGGAGGGGATGGGAACGAGAGCGGAGCGCAGAGCGAGAACGGAGATGGGACGGGTGGCGATGGCAGTTCTCATGAGTCTCCAGAAGTGTCGGAAGAATTCTCAGAGGAATCATCAGAAGAATCCTCAGAAGAATCCTCAGAAGAATCGTCAGAGGAGTCCTCAGAAGAGTCGTCAGAGGAACCCTCAGAAGAATCGTCAGAGGAATCCTCAGAAGAATCCTCAGAAGAGTCAGAGGAATCCTCCGAGGAATCCTCCGAAGAATCCTCAGAAGAGTCAGAGGAATCCTCAGAGGAATCCTCAGAAGAATCGTCAGAGGAATCCTCAGAAGAATCGTCGGAAGAGTCAGAGGAATCCTCAGAAGAGTCGGAGGAATCCTCAGAAGAATCGTCAGAAGAATCCTCAGAAGAGTCGGAGGAATCCTCAGAAGAATCTCCGGAGTCACCTGAAGACCCCGATGAGTCCTCCGAGGAGAGCCCTGAGCAAGGCGGCGGGCGATCAAGCCATGGGGGCAGGTCAAGCCACGGTGGTCGACATAGTCACGGTGGTCAACATAGCTATGGGGGAAAGTCCCATAGGCATGGGGGAAAGTCTCATAGGCATGGGGGAAAGTCTCATAGGCATGGGCGGCACAGTCATGGCGGGAGGTCTGGTAGGCACGGACGACACAGCCGTGGGGAAAGGTCTCATACACACGGTCACAAACGACATTAG